The Chloroflexota bacterium genome window below encodes:
- a CDS encoding phosphate ABC transporter ATP-binding protein has protein sequence MTPKPKIHIENLSYSYGNGLVLKNINLDIYPRQITVLFGPAQAGKSTLLRLLNRLNDLEYGTQMSGQILLDDEDIYAPGFDVVGLRRRVGMVFALPIPLPGSIRANIIYGPKLSGVHDRVELELRLRSALEAAALWDEVKDRLDAPAAELSGGQQQRLCLARVLAVRPEVILLDNPTSGLDPISTAKVEESLRQLKRDYTIILVPHSVQQGARMADRAAFLLSGELVECGDSEGIFIRPRDRRTEDYVTGRFG, from the coding sequence ATCACGCCAAAACCTAAGATTCATATCGAAAACCTCTCCTATTCGTACGGCAACGGGTTGGTCTTAAAGAACATCAATCTGGATATCTACCCGCGGCAGATCACAGTCCTGTTCGGTCCTGCCCAGGCGGGCAAGTCCACCTTATTGCGCTTGTTGAACAGGCTGAATGATTTAGAATATGGCACCCAGATGTCGGGTCAAATCTTGCTGGATGACGAGGACATTTATGCCCCAGGCTTCGACGTAGTGGGATTGCGCCGCCGCGTGGGTATGGTATTCGCTTTGCCTATCCCGCTGCCGGGCTCCATCCGGGCCAACATAATCTATGGGCCCAAGTTAAGTGGTGTGCATGATCGGGTAGAGTTGGAACTGCGCCTGCGCTCCGCTCTCGAGGCAGCCGCCCTGTGGGATGAGGTCAAAGACCGACTGGATGCCCCCGCCGCTGAATTATCAGGTGGACAGCAGCAACGGTTATGCCTGGCAAGGGTCCTTGCAGTCCGGCCCGAAGTAATCCTTCTGGACAACCCCACTTCGGGCCTCGATCCTATTTCTACCGCCAAAGTGGAAGAGTCGCTGCGCCAGTTGAAGCGCGACTATACTATTATCCTCGTGCCACATAGTGTGCAACAGGGAGCGCGTATGGCCGACCGAGCGGCCTTCCTGCTGAGTGGGGAACTGGTAGAATGCGGAGATAGCGAGGGGATTTTCATCCGGCCCCGGGATCGAAGAACGGAGGATTACGTAACCGGCAGGTTCGGCTAA
- the pstA gene encoding phosphate ABC transporter permease PstA, with protein MVSRYTTQKIAFALLTLTAIIVVVPIVLVIGVIFYHGATAINWEFLTSMPRAGMREGGILPAIVGTVILTFGTAIAAIPLGIATAIYLAEYARDNWLTRLIRLSIINLAGIPSIVYGLFGLGLFVLFMNLGTSIIAGSLTLGLMTVPVVVSTAEEAILSVPQAFRVVSISLGGTRWQTIRYQVLPHALPGIITGVILGLERAAGETAPILFTVAAFYLPRLPHSLFDQTMALPYHLYVIATQVPGMPLQIQYGTALVLLALVLSLNLVATLVRSYFRRRRQW; from the coding sequence ATGGTATCTCGATACACTACACAAAAAATTGCTTTTGCTTTGCTGACCCTGACCGCGATAATCGTGGTCGTCCCCATCGTCTTGGTAATCGGCGTCATTTTCTATCACGGCGCAACAGCCATTAATTGGGAATTTCTGACCTCGATGCCTCGCGCAGGAATGAGGGAAGGCGGCATCTTGCCAGCGATTGTAGGCACAGTAATACTCACCTTTGGCACGGCTATCGCCGCCATCCCCCTGGGCATCGCCACAGCGATTTATCTGGCTGAATACGCCCGTGACAACTGGCTCACTCGACTGATTCGCCTCTCCATCATCAACTTGGCTGGCATCCCTTCCATTGTCTATGGTCTCTTTGGTTTAGGTCTCTTCGTACTTTTCATGAACCTGGGCACTTCTATCATCGCTGGCTCATTGACTTTGGGATTGATGACCGTACCCGTAGTAGTGAGTACGGCGGAGGAAGCAATTCTCTCGGTGCCCCAGGCTTTTCGCGTGGTCAGCATTTCTTTGGGAGGCACCCGCTGGCAAACCATCCGCTACCAGGTCTTACCACATGCCCTCCCCGGCATTATAACAGGGGTTATCCTGGGCTTAGAGCGCGCAGCCGGCGAGACAGCGCCTATCCTATTCACAGTGGCGGCCTTCTACCTCCCGCGCCTACCTCATTCCCTTTTCGATCAAACGATGGCTCTACCCTACCATCTGTACGTGATCGCAACGCAGGTGCCTGGTATGCCCTTGCAGATCCAATATGGGACTGCTTTGGTACTACTCGCCTTGGTTTTATCTCTGAACCTAGTGGCCACTCTGGTACGCAGTTACTTCCGTAGACGACGTCAGTGGTAG
- the pstC gene encoding phosphate ABC transporter permease subunit PstC has product MTVHLEPDSNIPNQRLAKQLPVHWREFAIESLIRVAGVSTIGFVALILAFLLLEGAPAFWQTSWRVLLGQRWYPIFGIYGILPLVLGSLLVTAGAVVIAVPLGLATAIFVAEIAPRWLREILKPLIEVIAGVPSVVLGFLGMVAVAPLIRQELGIPTGLTALTGSLMLAYMALPTIITIAEDALDAVPTTYRDGAYALGATQWQTIWRVIVPAARSGILVAIMLGIGRVVGETMAVMMVTGNAARMPMELDAILRPVRTMTATIAAEMGEVARGSTHYHVLFVIGLVLFVLTFIVNAIASLLTIGARERRGGRLMR; this is encoded by the coding sequence ATGACCGTGCATCTGGAACCAGACAGCAATATTCCAAACCAGCGCTTGGCCAAACAGTTACCCGTTCACTGGCGCGAATTTGCCATTGAGTCGCTGATTCGCGTGGCAGGTGTCTCCACGATCGGCTTCGTTGCCTTGATCCTGGCATTCTTACTTCTTGAGGGGGCTCCAGCATTTTGGCAAACCTCGTGGCGTGTACTCCTGGGCCAGCGTTGGTACCCCATCTTTGGCATCTACGGCATCTTGCCACTGGTTCTCGGTTCGCTCTTAGTAACCGCTGGGGCAGTAGTCATCGCCGTGCCCTTAGGTTTAGCAACTGCTATCTTTGTCGCAGAGATCGCGCCCCGCTGGCTCCGTGAGATACTCAAGCCGCTCATCGAAGTGATAGCGGGAGTGCCGTCTGTGGTGCTGGGCTTCCTGGGTATGGTGGCGGTCGCCCCCTTGATAAGACAAGAACTTGGTATACCCACAGGCCTGACTGCCCTGACTGGCTCTTTGATGCTGGCGTACATGGCACTACCTACCATCATTACGATAGCAGAGGATGCTCTGGACGCCGTACCCACGACTTATCGCGATGGTGCCTACGCATTGGGCGCTACACAGTGGCAAACTATCTGGCGAGTGATTGTGCCAGCAGCGCGTTCTGGCATCTTGGTCGCCATTATGTTGGGTATTGGACGCGTGGTGGGTGAGACCATGGCCGTCATGATGGTCACCGGCAACGCCGCTCGCATGCCAATGGAACTGGATGCCATCCTGCGCCCAGTGCGCACGATGACGGCCACCATCGCTGCCGAAATGGGGGAAGTGGCCCGAGGTAGTACTCATTACCACGTGCTCTTCGTCATCGGACTGGTTTTGTTTGTGCTCACATTCATTGTCAATGCCATCGCATCGCTCTTGACCATCGGTGCGCGGGAGCGTCGCGGCGGGCGTTTGATGCGTTAG
- a CDS encoding phosphate ABC transporter substrate-binding protein, translated as MVLVPQSQRRPSQRMKSTPIRGIWACMIFCLALSACRVPEGTSPTPGAAQTIQNKGSDTMVNLALAWAEAYTAKHPEIRIAVTGGGSGTGIAALINRTADIANASREMKPEEKAEARANGIEPVEHTVAGDAIAVVVHPSNPVDRLTIDQISDIFTGAITNWSQVGGENRPIVLLSRESNSGTHVYFLETVIRKGQPDNNALFSPDTLLMPSSEGISNEIRQNPNAIGYDGLGYVTPDQKVIAVGVSAAGPFVLPNATTVKDGSYPIARFLYMYTAGEPTGAIRDYLDWIRGPEGQAIVAELGFVPLAEEKE; from the coding sequence ATGGTATTAGTTCCACAGAGCCAACGGAGGCCATCTCAGCGTATGAAATCCACCCCGATACGAGGGATATGGGCCTGCATGATCTTTTGTCTGGCTCTCTCCGCCTGTCGTGTTCCTGAGGGAACTAGCCCCACCCCAGGAGCTGCTCAAACCATCCAAAACAAAGGCTCCGATACGATGGTGAATTTGGCACTGGCCTGGGCAGAGGCGTACACTGCCAAACACCCTGAGATACGTATCGCCGTCACCGGCGGCGGGTCAGGTACTGGGATTGCAGCACTCATCAACCGAACGGCGGATATCGCCAACGCTTCCCGAGAGATGAAACCCGAGGAAAAGGCGGAGGCGCGGGCCAATGGCATCGAGCCTGTGGAACATACCGTAGCAGGCGATGCCATTGCGGTAGTTGTTCACCCCAGTAATCCTGTGGATCGGCTCACCATTGATCAGATCTCCGATATCTTCACTGGAGCTATCACCAATTGGAGTCAGGTAGGTGGGGAAAATCGGCCCATCGTGCTACTATCTCGGGAATCGAATTCCGGCACACACGTCTATTTCTTGGAGACGGTGATCCGCAAGGGACAACCGGATAACAATGCCCTGTTCTCGCCCGATACACTACTGATGCCCTCTTCCGAAGGTATCAGCAATGAGATACGTCAAAACCCCAACGCTATTGGCTACGATGGGCTCGGCTATGTTACCCCAGACCAGAAAGTCATTGCCGTCGGCGTATCAGCGGCTGGACCATTCGTCCTGCCTAACGCAACTACAGTGAAGGATGGGTCCTATCCCATCGCCCGTTTCTTGTATATGTATACGGCGGGCGAACCAACTGGCGCTATCCGGGACTATTTGGATTGGATTCGTGGTCCAGAAGGGCAAGCGATTGTAGCAGAACTGGGCTTTGTCCCTCTCGCAGAAGAGAAGGAATGA
- a CDS encoding phosphate ABC transporter ATP-binding protein produces MIEKIQVCHLNFYYGSFQALRDISMPILERQITALIGPSGCGKSTFLRCLNRMNDTIPGTRVEGEVLLDGKNVYAPDVDVVQLRQRLGMVFQRPNPFPQSVFDNVAFGPRVLGLDRQESLEDIVERSLRGASLWDEVKDNLRRSALSLTGGQQQRLCIARVLAVKPEVILMDEPCSALDPVATLRIEELMRELARDYTIVIVTHNMQQAARVSDWTGFFWLGELVEYGPTKRIFTNPERQMTSDYITGRHG; encoded by the coding sequence ATGATTGAGAAAATCCAAGTGTGCCATCTAAACTTTTATTATGGCAGTTTCCAGGCACTGCGAGATATCAGCATGCCGATTTTGGAACGCCAGATCACTGCTCTGATCGGCCCCTCTGGGTGTGGCAAGTCCACATTTCTGCGCTGTCTCAACCGGATGAACGATACGATTCCGGGGACGAGAGTCGAGGGCGAGGTTCTCTTAGATGGCAAAAATGTTTATGCCCCCGATGTCGATGTAGTGCAATTGCGCCAACGGCTGGGAATGGTATTCCAGCGCCCGAATCCTTTCCCGCAGTCGGTGTTTGATAACGTCGCGTTTGGTCCGCGGGTGTTGGGCCTGGATCGCCAGGAGAGTTTGGAGGACATCGTGGAGCGTAGCCTGCGAGGGGCGTCCCTCTGGGACGAGGTGAAGGATAACCTTCGCCGCTCGGCTCTGTCGCTGACCGGCGGGCAACAACAGCGCCTCTGCATCGCCCGGGTTTTGGCAGTAAAGCCCGAGGTAATTTTGATGGACGAGCCTTGCTCGGCCTTGGACCCCGTTGCCACGTTGCGCATTGAGGAATTGATGCGCGAGTTGGCCCGCGATTACACCATCGTTATCGTTACTCATAATATGCAACAAGCAGCGCGGGTTTCCGATTGGACTGGTTTCTTCTGGCTGGGGGAACTGGTAGAATACGGACCCACGAAACGGATCTTCACCAATCCCGAAAGGCAGATGACCAGCGATTACATCACGGGCAGACATGGCTGA
- a CDS encoding ABC-F family ATP-binding cassette domain-containing protein: protein MSVLVANNLAKYFGGQDVFSGLSFQISRGDRIALVGTNGVGKTTLLRILAGLEMPTAGTVSVARGVRIGYLSQHPETSDTRTLWDDMLTVFEDLRAQQAELHRLEQDMADPQRRETAMKRYASLLTQFELAGGYTYEERIQRVLMGLGFGRNDWNKPLSNLSGGQLTRAQLGRLLLANPDLLLLDEPTNHLDLAATEWLENYLAQWPASLLVVAHDRYFLDKVANRVWELGFGQLDQYTGNYTAYVRQRAERIARRESEYEAQQKHIARTEEFIRRYQAGQRSREARGRQKRLEQMQRVERPQRAKTMALRLETRRRAGDNVLRLSGLVVGYDKPLFSCPDLLLSRGERVALLGPNGCGKTTFLKTILGEVPPLKGKVTLGANVLVGYFAQGHEDLHPERTILSELLEVKNLSIGEARHLLGHFLFSGDEVFKPIFALSGGERGRVALAKLAVLGANFLLLDEPTNHLDIPSQEVLEEVLKGFSGTILFVSHDRYFINGIATQVWLIEDNRLTAYEGDYSAFLERRTASVETQTGATERCTPRTRVSSAKGIERKEIVTRRKRITELESEILALEERLNALSEMLSAASAARDVDSLRELGMTYQAVEAELARRLEEWSIEETGSD from the coding sequence TTGTCTGTCCTGGTGGCCAACAATCTAGCGAAATACTTTGGTGGTCAGGATGTTTTCTCTGGACTCAGTTTCCAGATCAGCCGTGGCGACAGAATCGCCTTGGTTGGCACGAATGGTGTTGGTAAGACGACGCTTCTGCGGATTCTAGCCGGCCTGGAGATGCCCACAGCGGGTACGGTAAGCGTTGCGAGGGGTGTGCGCATAGGTTATTTGTCCCAGCATCCTGAGACCTCCGATACGCGCACGCTCTGGGACGATATGCTCACCGTTTTCGAAGACCTGCGGGCCCAACAGGCGGAATTGCATCGCTTAGAGCAAGACATGGCTGACCCGCAACGCCGTGAGACCGCCATGAAGCGTTATGCGAGCCTCCTCACGCAGTTTGAATTAGCGGGCGGATATACGTATGAGGAGCGTATCCAACGCGTGCTCATGGGCTTGGGTTTTGGTAGAAACGATTGGAACAAACCACTCTCCAATCTCAGTGGCGGGCAACTTACACGAGCTCAACTTGGCAGACTGCTCCTCGCTAACCCAGACCTTCTGCTCCTTGACGAGCCCACCAATCACCTCGATTTAGCGGCCACTGAGTGGCTGGAGAACTATTTAGCCCAATGGCCTGCGAGTCTGCTCGTCGTGGCCCACGATCGTTACTTTTTGGATAAAGTTGCTAACCGCGTGTGGGAGTTGGGCTTTGGGCAACTGGATCAGTATACGGGCAACTACACCGCGTATGTACGCCAGCGGGCGGAGCGCATCGCACGCAGAGAATCGGAGTATGAAGCGCAGCAAAAGCACATCGCCCGCACTGAAGAGTTTATCCGTCGTTATCAGGCTGGCCAGCGCTCAAGAGAGGCAAGAGGGCGGCAGAAACGCCTCGAGCAGATGCAGCGCGTGGAACGGCCCCAACGTGCTAAGACCATGGCTCTGCGGTTGGAAACCAGACGACGTGCAGGCGATAATGTGCTCCGCCTATCTGGATTGGTTGTAGGCTACGACAAGCCGCTTTTCTCCTGTCCCGACTTGTTGCTCTCGCGCGGGGAGCGTGTCGCGCTACTAGGTCCAAATGGCTGTGGCAAGACAACGTTCCTGAAAACGATCTTGGGTGAGGTACCTCCATTGAAGGGCAAGGTGACCCTGGGCGCAAACGTCCTTGTCGGCTATTTTGCTCAGGGACATGAGGATCTACACCCAGAGCGGACTATCCTCAGCGAACTTCTCGAGGTGAAAAATCTGTCCATCGGTGAGGCGCGTCATCTGTTGGGCCATTTTCTTTTCTCCGGAGACGAGGTGTTCAAGCCTATTTTTGCTCTCAGTGGAGGGGAGCGCGGTCGTGTGGCTCTGGCCAAACTAGCGGTACTGGGTGCGAATTTCCTTTTGCTGGACGAACCTACCAATCATTTGGACATTCCTTCTCAGGAGGTATTGGAAGAGGTATTAAAGGGCTTCAGTGGCACTATCCTTTTTGTCTCGCATGATCGTTACTTTATCAACGGGATTGCCACGCAGGTATGGCTTATTGAGGATAACCGTTTGACTGCTTATGAAGGGGATTATTCCGCTTTTTTAGAGCGCCGGACGGCATCTGTCGAGACTCAAACTGGCGCTACTGAGCGCTGTACGCCGCGCACTCGCGTATCCTCTGCAAAAGGTATTGAGAGAAAAGAGATCGTCACCAGACGGAAGCGCATCACAGAGTTAGAGTCCGAGATCCTTGCTCTGGAAGAGAGGTTGAATGCGTTATCGGAGATGTTGTCGGCAGCCAGCGCAGCCCGGGACGTGGATAGCCTGCGAGAGTTAGGCATGACGTATCAGGCGGTCGAAGCAGAGTTGGCGCGACGATTAGAAGAGTGGAGCATTGAGGAGACAGGCAGCGACTAA
- a CDS encoding dephospho-CoA kinase, translating into MRRQAATKCKGPYIIGLTGNIATGKSLVAGILNELGAEIIDADKLAHEVVQPGTEVYRQVVSIFGKCVIRSDGEIDRVKLGQIVFADPEAMRRLEKVIHPAVIARVQEILATTKATVVVIEAIKLLETGMDSICDAIWVVTSPREVQVQRLMEERGLTQQEAKLRIDAQPSQEEKILRADVVIDNGGTIAATRDQVSRLWAQIPVFERTRERRR; encoded by the coding sequence TTGAGGAGACAGGCAGCGACTAAGTGCAAAGGTCCTTATATTATCGGGCTTACCGGTAATATTGCTACAGGAAAAAGCCTGGTTGCGGGAATACTGAACGAACTCGGTGCGGAAATCATTGATGCTGACAAACTGGCTCACGAGGTCGTGCAGCCTGGCACGGAGGTTTATAGACAGGTCGTTTCCATTTTTGGCAAATGTGTCATCCGGTCTGATGGCGAAATTGACAGGGTGAAACTGGGGCAGATCGTCTTTGCGGACCCGGAGGCCATGCGTCGGCTGGAAAAGGTCATCCACCCCGCAGTCATCGCTCGGGTGCAGGAGATCTTGGCTACTACAAAGGCAACGGTAGTGGTCATTGAAGCCATCAAGTTACTCGAAACCGGGATGGACAGCATCTGCGACGCCATCTGGGTCGTCACTAGCCCGCGGGAAGTGCAAGTGCAGCGCTTAATGGAAGAGCGAGGTCTGACACAGCAGGAAGCCAAGTTGCGCATTGATGCACAACCATCCCAGGAAGAGAAGATCCTCCGTGCCGATGTAGTCATTGACAATGGAGGCACTATCGCTGCGACCCGTGACCAGGTATCGCGGTTGTGGGCTCAAATTCCGGTTTTCGAGCGCACGAGGGAGCGAAGGAGGTAA
- a CDS encoding HAD family hydrolase yields MGDIRGIIFDLGGTLMYLDSTWDVITSSNAASLEAYLRSLGYSINERFIEAFLRRKRDYFDRARAEGVEYLTSRALDETLAEFDITLDEFTKRRAVEAWFEPEKAAWKPFPESLPTLRALHSMGYRLGLISNATDDVFIEELVDRFGFRPYLAPVLNSAAVGIRKPRREIFEMVLKPWGMSSHQVVMVGDDLEMDVQGAKNVGMRSILVTWCEAPRNEQFRSVIVPDIAIGSLAELPELIVQL; encoded by the coding sequence ATGGGTGATATCCGGGGCATCATCTTTGATCTAGGCGGCACTCTGATGTACCTCGATAGCACCTGGGATGTCATCACGTCCTCCAATGCCGCCAGCCTGGAAGCCTATCTGAGGTCGCTGGGTTACTCTATCAACGAGCGGTTTATTGAGGCATTCCTGCGCCGTAAGCGCGACTACTTTGATCGGGCGCGTGCCGAAGGCGTCGAGTATCTCACTTCCCGCGCCCTGGACGAGACCTTGGCCGAATTCGATATCACCTTGGATGAGTTCACGAAAAGACGGGCGGTTGAGGCCTGGTTTGAGCCCGAAAAAGCAGCCTGGAAACCTTTCCCCGAGTCTCTTCCCACTCTGCGCGCACTCCACTCTATGGGCTACCGCCTAGGGCTCATCTCCAATGCCACAGATGACGTGTTCATCGAGGAATTGGTGGACCGCTTTGGATTTCGCCCATACTTGGCCCCTGTCCTGAACTCGGCGGCGGTGGGCATCCGCAAGCCGCGACGCGAGATTTTCGAAATGGTCCTCAAGCCTTGGGGGATGTCCTCTCACCAGGTTGTCATGGTGGGCGATGATCTGGAAATGGACGTCCAGGGAGCGAAGAATGTTGGGATGCGCAGCATTCTCGTCACGTGGTGTGAGGCTCCGCGTAACGAGCAGTTCCGCTCAGTTATTGTACCAGATATCGCAATCGGCTCGTTGGCAGAATTGCCGGAATTGATTGTCCAACTCTGA
- a CDS encoding glycogen synthase: MTPNESLKILFLSAEVVPFVKTGGLADVAGSLPKAIKALGHDIRLCMPRYGRINRQKFGLREVLKTFPVPMDDRTEPAAVWQTSLDGGVPVYMIENAKYYDRDGIYMYPDDAERFIFWCRASLEMLKQLPWQPDIIHCNDWHTAIIPNWMRTIYKTDPFFANTATVYTIHNLAYQGIFGYRVLEIAGIAEYGFMYHPEMMDLAEVVDLMARGIFFSDVISTVSETYAQEILTPEYGERLDPLLRDRRDHLYGILNGIDYEVMDPATDPYIAVNFDVKTLEKRAQNKAALQKEANLTANPDVPLIGIISRLTDQKGFDILSDVIDHILDMDVQFVLLGTGDQHYHEVFTKVARSYAGKAAVFLTFNAELAQKIYAGTDMFLMPSRLEPCGLGQMVAMHYGSVPIVHKTGGLADTVQDFEPRTGQGNGFVFERYDRWALFAAIVRAVENYKYPESWRRLQIRGMTADFSWNASAKKYVELYHRALAAHMRESKPGLEEYNVIKH; this comes from the coding sequence ATGACTCCAAACGAATCACTGAAAATCCTGTTCCTCTCCGCCGAAGTCGTCCCCTTTGTTAAGACAGGTGGTCTTGCAGACGTCGCGGGATCGCTTCCAAAGGCTATTAAGGCATTGGGCCATGACATCCGCCTTTGTATGCCCCGCTATGGGCGTATAAATAGACAGAAGTTCGGGCTGCGGGAGGTTCTCAAAACGTTCCCCGTGCCCATGGATGACCGGACCGAGCCGGCTGCTGTCTGGCAAACCAGTCTGGATGGCGGTGTGCCCGTGTATATGATTGAAAATGCCAAGTATTACGATCGTGATGGCATCTATATGTATCCTGACGACGCCGAAAGGTTCATCTTTTGGTGCCGTGCCAGCCTGGAGATGCTCAAACAACTACCCTGGCAACCGGATATCATTCACTGCAACGATTGGCACACGGCTATCATTCCGAACTGGATGAGGACCATTTATAAAACTGACCCGTTCTTTGCCAATACGGCTACGGTATATACCATCCACAATCTAGCCTATCAAGGTATCTTTGGGTATCGCGTCCTGGAAATCGCTGGGATTGCAGAATACGGCTTTATGTATCACCCTGAAATGATGGATCTGGCAGAAGTGGTGGATCTAATGGCGCGGGGCATTTTCTTCTCGGATGTGATTAGTACAGTGAGTGAGACCTATGCTCAGGAAATACTAACACCTGAATATGGCGAACGACTGGATCCTCTTCTGCGAGATCGCCGGGATCACCTATATGGCATCTTGAATGGCATAGACTACGAGGTCATGGATCCAGCCACAGATCCATACATCGCTGTCAATTTCGATGTGAAGACTTTAGAGAAACGTGCTCAGAACAAAGCCGCGCTTCAGAAAGAGGCCAACTTAACAGCGAACCCGGATGTGCCGCTCATCGGCATTATTTCACGGCTCACGGACCAAAAGGGTTTCGATATTCTGAGCGATGTCATTGACCATATTCTGGATATGGATGTGCAGTTTGTCCTTTTAGGTACGGGTGACCAGCACTATCACGAAGTGTTTACCAAAGTAGCCCGCTCCTATGCTGGCAAAGCGGCTGTCTTTCTTACCTTTAACGCTGAATTGGCACAGAAAATCTATGCCGGGACGGATATGTTTCTTATGCCCTCGCGCCTGGAACCCTGCGGTCTGGGGCAGATGGTCGCCATGCACTATGGTAGCGTGCCCATCGTGCACAAGACCGGCGGCTTGGCTGACACAGTGCAAGATTTCGAGCCTCGCACAGGCCAAGGGAATGGCTTTGTCTTCGAGCGCTACGATCGTTGGGCGCTTTTTGCCGCTATCGTTCGAGCAGTCGAGAATTACAAATACCCGGAGTCGTGGCGCAGACTCCAAATCCGGGGCATGACTGCCGATTTCTCCTGGAACGCTTCTGCGAAGAAGTATGTGGAACTATATCACCGGGCCTTGGCTGCTCACATGCGAGAGAGCAAGCCTGGGCTGGAAGAATATAACGTTATTAAACACTGA
- a CDS encoding class I SAM-dependent methyltransferase: protein MSGGRRKSDREIAIERKWRDILLERPDAKDFQRAYDELHALFLEEQGGVGEIYGEVNPRKQDAGRQAVLRLVGQGHRVLELGCGDGMTSYLLAKAGNSVVSIDISQIALEHARARVTPNSTLDLRYEYGDARKLDFSDASFDFVISEHLIEHLPPQDIVQHFREVWRVLMPGGCYLALTPSRLAGGRQSVGFHLRVYVLEELCHLLEGVGFEVTWVEPKFLPKYGFMFQVRRPFLVGVFLYDRVMEALRLWTWPSAIKWRMMPTLMVSARKVEESNSLH from the coding sequence GTGAGTGGAGGACGCAGAAAGTCCGACCGGGAGATAGCAATAGAGCGGAAGTGGCGTGATATTCTGCTTGAGAGGCCAGATGCCAAAGATTTTCAGCGTGCCTACGATGAACTGCATGCCTTGTTTCTGGAGGAGCAGGGCGGTGTGGGGGAGATTTATGGTGAGGTCAACCCTCGCAAGCAGGACGCTGGTCGCCAGGCTGTGCTACGCCTGGTCGGCCAGGGCCATCGAGTTTTAGAGTTAGGCTGTGGGGATGGTATGACGTCCTACCTGTTGGCCAAGGCAGGCAATTCGGTAGTCTCGATTGACATTTCTCAGATTGCATTAGAGCATGCCCGTGCTCGGGTCACCCCAAACTCGACCCTCGACCTTCGCTACGAATATGGCGATGCCCGGAAATTGGATTTCTCCGACGCCAGTTTCGACTTTGTGATCAGCGAACATCTTATAGAGCACCTTCCACCACAAGATATAGTTCAGCACTTTCGGGAAGTGTGGCGTGTACTAATGCCGGGAGGGTGTTACCTGGCCCTAACACCTTCACGTCTGGCTGGCGGGCGGCAGTCGGTAGGGTTTCATCTGCGGGTGTACGTGTTAGAAGAGTTGTGCCATCTCTTAGAGGGTGTAGGCTTTGAAGTGACATGGGTAGAGCCGAAGTTTTTGCCCAAGTACGGGTTCATGTTTCAGGTGCGCCGACCATTTCTGGTGGGGGTTTTCTTATATGATCGGGTGATGGAAGCGCTGCGTTTGTGGACCTGGCCCAGTGCGATCAAGTGGCGGATGATGCCGACACTGATGGTAAGCGCACGGAAAGTTGAGGAAAGCAACTCATTGCATTGA